One window of Leifsonia sp. AK011 genomic DNA carries:
- the glgB gene encoding 1,4-alpha-glucan branching protein GlgB, with translation MASTTALPELHPDHIAALVEGRHPQPHASLGQHPVDTGFVVRVVRPLAAAVTIVRGDGSRVPLDHVADGLWHGLLPGAGQSYTIETEYDNGPTWTAEDPYRFVPSVGEIDLYLWGEGRHEQIWHVLGAHFRPHEDVAGTSFSVWAPHAQAVRVIGDFNGWYGLGHAMRRLDDNGVWEIFVPGLEPGNAYKFEILTPSGEWVKRADPMARFTEVPPATASRIEHSQYEWRDSEWMSRRASSEPLNEAMSVYELHLGSWRPGLDYRSLADELIGYIEELGFTHVEFMPLAEHPFGGSWGYQVTGYYAPTSRFGHADDLKYLIDRLHNAGIGVIMDWVPGHFPKDEWALARFDGEPLYEHSDPRRGEQMDWGTYIFNFGQSQVRNFLVANALYWLEEFHIDGLRVDAVASMLYLDYSRKEGEWLPNQYGGRENLEAISFLQEVNATAYKRNPGIVMMAEESTSWPGVTKPTSASGLGFGTKWNMGWMHDTLQYMQEDPMYRSYHHNDITFSFFYAFSENFILPISHDEVVHGKGSLLHKMPGDQWQKLANLRVYLSFMWAHPGKQLLFMGSEFGQPSEWSEERGLDWWILDQPVHRGLQRMVGELNRAYRSHPALWEQDNSPAGFEWIDGGNATQNVIAFLRWSRDGQPLVGVFNFSGNPVGPYRIGLPFGGTWREVINTDATEFGGSGVGNYGAVDASDEPWSGRPASVELTLPPLGGLWLAPN, from the coding sequence ATGGCCTCCACCACCGCACTCCCCGAGCTTCACCCCGACCACATCGCCGCCCTCGTCGAGGGCCGCCACCCGCAGCCGCACGCCTCGCTCGGCCAGCACCCCGTCGACACGGGCTTCGTCGTGCGCGTGGTCCGTCCACTCGCCGCGGCCGTCACGATCGTTCGCGGCGACGGGTCGCGCGTTCCGCTCGACCACGTCGCCGACGGTCTGTGGCACGGCCTCCTGCCCGGGGCTGGCCAGAGCTACACGATCGAGACGGAGTACGACAACGGTCCGACGTGGACCGCCGAGGACCCGTACCGCTTCGTACCCTCGGTCGGCGAGATCGACCTCTACCTGTGGGGTGAGGGTCGGCACGAGCAGATCTGGCACGTGCTCGGCGCGCACTTCCGGCCTCACGAGGATGTCGCGGGCACCTCGTTCTCCGTCTGGGCGCCCCACGCCCAAGCCGTCCGTGTGATCGGTGACTTCAACGGCTGGTACGGCCTCGGCCACGCCATGCGCCGCCTCGACGACAACGGCGTGTGGGAGATCTTCGTGCCAGGGCTCGAGCCGGGCAACGCGTACAAGTTCGAGATCCTCACGCCGAGTGGCGAGTGGGTCAAGCGTGCTGACCCGATGGCCCGGTTCACCGAGGTACCGCCGGCCACGGCATCCCGCATCGAGCATTCCCAGTACGAGTGGCGCGACAGCGAGTGGATGTCACGGCGCGCGTCCTCCGAGCCGCTCAACGAGGCGATGAGCGTCTACGAGCTGCACCTGGGTTCGTGGCGCCCTGGTCTCGACTACCGCTCCCTCGCCGATGAGCTCATCGGCTACATCGAAGAGTTGGGCTTCACGCACGTGGAGTTCATGCCGCTGGCCGAGCATCCCTTCGGCGGCTCCTGGGGCTACCAGGTGACCGGCTACTACGCGCCGACGAGCCGCTTCGGGCACGCCGACGACCTCAAGTACCTGATCGACCGGCTGCACAATGCGGGCATCGGCGTGATCATGGACTGGGTGCCCGGCCACTTCCCCAAGGACGAGTGGGCACTTGCGCGCTTCGATGGTGAGCCGTTGTACGAGCACTCCGACCCCCGCCGCGGCGAGCAGATGGACTGGGGCACGTACATCTTCAACTTCGGGCAGTCGCAGGTGCGCAACTTCCTCGTGGCTAACGCACTGTACTGGCTCGAGGAGTTCCACATCGACGGCCTGCGGGTGGATGCCGTGGCATCCATGCTCTACCTCGACTACTCCCGCAAGGAGGGCGAGTGGCTGCCCAACCAGTACGGCGGGCGCGAGAACCTCGAGGCGATCAGCTTCCTGCAGGAGGTCAATGCGACCGCCTACAAGCGCAACCCGGGCATCGTCATGATGGCCGAGGAGTCGACGAGCTGGCCCGGGGTCACCAAGCCAACCTCCGCGTCGGGTCTCGGGTTCGGCACCAAGTGGAACATGGGTTGGATGCACGACACCCTGCAGTACATGCAGGAGGATCCGATGTACCGCTCGTACCACCACAACGACATCACGTTCTCGTTCTTTTACGCGTTCAGCGAGAACTTCATCCTGCCGATCAGCCATGACGAGGTCGTTCACGGCAAGGGGTCGCTCCTGCACAAGATGCCGGGCGACCAGTGGCAGAAGCTCGCCAACCTGCGCGTCTACCTGTCCTTCATGTGGGCCCATCCCGGCAAGCAGTTGCTCTTCATGGGAAGCGAGTTCGGCCAGCCGTCGGAGTGGAGCGAGGAGCGCGGGCTCGACTGGTGGATCCTCGACCAGCCCGTGCACCGGGGCCTGCAGCGCATGGTCGGTGAACTCAACCGCGCCTACCGCTCGCACCCCGCCCTCTGGGAGCAGGACAACTCCCCTGCGGGCTTCGAGTGGATCGATGGCGGCAACGCCACCCAGAACGTGATCGCGTTCCTGCGGTGGTCCCGCGACGGTCAGCCGCTCGTCGGAGTCTTCAACTTCAGCGGCAACCCGGTGGGGCCGTACCGCATCGGCCTGCCGTTCGGCGGCACCTGGCGCGAGGTCATCAACACCGACGCCACCGAGTTCGGTGGGTCCGGTGTTGGCAACTACGGTGCGGTTGACGCGAGCGACGAGCCCTGGAGCGGGCGCCCGGCATCCGTCGAGCTGACCCTCCCCCCGCTGGGCGGGCTCTGGCTCGCCCCGAACTAG
- the sufU gene encoding Fe-S cluster assembly sulfur transfer protein SufU translates to MSDLGNLYQNLILDHAKRPQGRELLTDPTASSHQVNPTCGDEVTVTIRVEGGAVTAFGWEGHGCAISQSSASFLSLLVGGQPAEDVRALIEEFREVIRSRGTLELDEERFGDAIALNGVSRYSARVKCAMLAWVALEDALSLP, encoded by the coding sequence ATGAGCGACCTCGGCAACCTGTACCAGAACCTGATCCTCGACCATGCCAAGCGCCCGCAGGGCCGCGAACTCCTCACCGACCCGACCGCGAGCTCCCACCAGGTCAACCCGACCTGCGGTGACGAGGTCACGGTGACCATCCGCGTCGAGGGTGGAGCGGTGACGGCATTCGGATGGGAGGGGCATGGCTGCGCGATCTCGCAGTCGTCGGCATCCTTCCTCAGCCTGCTCGTCGGGGGGCAGCCAGCCGAGGACGTACGCGCACTCATCGAGGAGTTCCGCGAGGTCATCCGTTCACGCGGCACCCTGGAGCTCGACGAGGAGCGCTTCGGCGATGCGATCGCCCTCAACGGGGTCTCCCGCTACAGCGCCCGCGTGAAGTGCGCGATGCTCGCCTGGGTCGCCCTCGAGGACGCCCTGTCGCTTCCCTGA